In Serratia marcescens subsp. marcescens ATCC 13880, a single genomic region encodes these proteins:
- the budA gene encoding acetolactate decarboxylase — MNEKHGCSCARHLAQGFARQSINAGEGEIYQISLMSALIDGVYEGETTIAELLKHGDFGLGTFNHLDGELIAFDQEIHQLRADGSARPAGLQQKTPFAVVTFFQPSISQQFDRPITKAQLHQCIDEQVASPNLFCAVRVDGEFSHVETRTVPRQERPYRPMLEAIEEQPTFSFHQRRGTLVGFRSPDYMQGIGVAGYHEHFVTDDRSGGGHVLDYQLDHGRLQFGVITRLNLQLPHDADFLRANLCPEDLDRAIRSAEG, encoded by the coding sequence ATGAACGAAAAACACGGGTGTTCCTGTGCGCGCCATTTGGCGCAGGGTTTTGCCAGGCAGTCGATCAACGCCGGGGAGGGCGAAATCTATCAAATCTCGCTGATGAGCGCGCTCATCGACGGGGTCTACGAGGGTGAAACCACCATTGCCGAGTTGCTCAAACACGGCGATTTCGGCCTCGGCACCTTCAATCACCTGGACGGCGAACTGATCGCTTTCGACCAGGAAATACACCAGCTGCGCGCCGACGGCAGCGCCCGCCCAGCCGGTTTGCAACAGAAAACCCCTTTCGCCGTCGTCACCTTTTTCCAGCCCAGCATCAGCCAACAGTTCGACCGGCCGATTACCAAGGCGCAACTGCATCAGTGCATCGACGAACAGGTCGCCTCGCCGAACCTGTTCTGCGCGGTACGGGTCGACGGTGAGTTCAGTCACGTGGAAACCCGCACCGTGCCGCGCCAGGAGCGGCCCTACCGCCCGATGTTGGAAGCGATAGAAGAGCAGCCGACCTTCTCGTTTCATCAACGGCGCGGCACGCTGGTCGGTTTCCGCTCGCCGGATTACATGCAGGGCATCGGCGTGGCCGGCTATCACGAACACTTCGTTACCGACGACCGCAGCGGCGGCGGCCACGTGCTGGACTACCAGCTCGATCATGGCCGCCTGCAGTTCGGCGTCATCACCCGTCTCAATCTTCAGTTGCCGCATGATGCGGATTTCTTGCGCGCCAACCTCTGCCCAGAGGATTTGGATCGCGCGATTCGTTCCGCCGAGGGCTAA
- a CDS encoding LysR family transcriptional regulator, whose product MNDARYVEHLPIFLDVARLGSFSAAARRLGMVPSSLVRHIDALESALGAALFVRSTRGLLLTDAGELLLTRAASLMADITGIHAELSALNETPQGTLRISCLPTFGKTYVLPLLPTLAERYPQLSVDLDLTERQTDPTQERLDAALRIGEQKDSALYASRIATQRWVMCASPAYVARYGLPSDLEALPQHRLIARYHKQQPACWAQILDAALMSRCTMALRCDDFTAQRQAALLGLGIAFLPNWVVGPDVQNGQLVQMLEDPRHEQQGIYLLRPMAKVSARLAAFTALLQQTLGQPPSWG is encoded by the coding sequence ATGAATGACGCCCGTTATGTTGAACATCTGCCGATCTTTCTCGACGTGGCCCGCCTGGGCAGCTTTTCCGCCGCCGCTCGCCGACTGGGCATGGTGCCCTCCTCGCTGGTGCGCCATATCGACGCATTGGAAAGCGCGCTCGGCGCCGCGCTGTTCGTCCGCTCCACCCGTGGGCTGCTGCTGACCGACGCCGGCGAGCTGCTGCTGACGCGCGCCGCCTCGCTGATGGCGGACATTACCGGTATTCACGCCGAGCTGAGCGCGTTAAACGAAACGCCGCAGGGCACGCTGCGCATCAGTTGCCTGCCGACCTTCGGCAAAACCTATGTGCTGCCGCTGCTGCCGACGCTGGCGGAACGCTATCCGCAGCTGTCTGTCGATCTCGATCTGACCGAACGCCAGACCGATCCGACCCAGGAACGGCTGGACGCCGCCCTCCGCATCGGCGAACAGAAGGACAGCGCGCTGTACGCCAGCCGTATCGCCACGCAACGCTGGGTGATGTGCGCCAGCCCCGCCTACGTCGCCCGCTATGGCCTGCCGAGCGATCTGGAAGCGTTGCCGCAGCATCGGCTGATCGCCCGCTATCACAAACAGCAGCCGGCCTGCTGGGCACAGATCCTCGACGCGGCGCTGATGAGCCGCTGCACCATGGCGCTGCGCTGCGACGACTTCACCGCGCAGCGCCAGGCGGCGCTGCTCGGCCTCGGCATCGCCTTCCTGCCCAACTGGGTGGTGGGGCCGGACGTGCAGAATGGGCAACTGGTTCAGATGCTCGAAGATCCGCGCCATGAGCAGCAAGGCATCTATCTGCTGCGCCCGATGGCGAAGGTGTCCGCCCGGCTGGCGGCCTTCACCGCCCTGCTGCAGCAAACCCTCGGTCAGCCGCCCAGTTGGGGGTAA